The Nitrospinota bacterium genome segment GCCGAGCGGGAAAGACCGTGGTCAGGCGACCACGGGGAAGCAAAAGCATAGATCAGGACGTCGGAGTGAAGCTCGCCCCGCCGAGCAGGAAAGAACACCCCGCCGAGCGGGAAAGACCGTGGTCAGGCGACCACGGGGAAGCAAAAGCATAGATCAAGCCGACGGGATGAAAAAATCTTTAATACTCCGCCGGGGGCGGCGCGCCGGTTTTGACATGAGCCGGGGCGGGGGAGAGGGCGTTGCGTATTTTTATGCTTAAGAACGCCAGCCCCATGATGAAATATTGCCGGAACCGGCGCCATGAGTTTATCCTTTTGGCAGCCTTTTGCACCTTCGCCCAAAGGCTCACCTTCAGCGCGCTCTGCGAGAAACGGAAAATGATGAGCGACAGTTGATACCACGTCAGCTTGTCCATGTACAGCGGTATGCGCCCCTGGGCCTCCGGCAGTTCCACGATGCGCGGGTCATCCTCCGCCGTCCACGTGAAATCGGGGGGAATCTTCCCCTCCGCCACAGCGCGTTTCCAAAGGTTGGTGGCGGGGTACACGTGCAAAATGGCCATGGAGCACTGGGCGCGGCCCCGCAGCGATTCGGCGAACCGCAGGGTCTCCTGCGCCTCCTCCCATGTTTCAGTGGGGTGGCTGAAGATGAAGAACGGATTGGCGGTGACGTTCATCTGGTTGGCCCAATCAATCACGTCCATGGCCTGTTTTAGCGTCGCTTTCTTATGGATGATCTCGTCGCACACACGCCTGGAGGCGGACTCCACCCCGAACCCGAAATGGTACATGCCTGCGGCCACCATCTTGTCGAAAAGGGGGCGCTCGATGGCGTCCACCCGGATCTCGCAGAACCAGTTTATGTCCAGGCGGCGCTCGATAATCATGTCGCAGATATTTTCCAGCCGTTTGGGGTTGTAGTTGAGCGTGTCGTCGTAGAACCATATGACCTTCGCGCCATACCTGTCCACGCAAAGCTCGATCTCCTCGATCACTTTTTCCGGCGTGACGCCGCGCACCCTGCGTCCCCAGTTTGTGGGGGTCGCGCAGAAGTTGCAGTCGAAGGGGCAGCCCCGGCTTGTCATGATGTTGGCGGCGGGGAGTTTCCCTTTGCCCGGCACATCCACCTTGAAGTTGTACAGCGCCATGTTTTCCAGATGCCGCGCGGGGAAGGGGAGGGTGTTAAGGTCTGGTATTTTCGTGCGTGGGCCGGTGAACACGATGGAGCCGTTGTTGCGGTACGATATCCCCTGTATCTTCACGAAATTCCGCGGGCCGCCCCCGGCCTCCATGGCGCGGACGAGCTCCACGATGGTCTCCTCCCCCTCGCCGGAGACGACGACGTCTATTTCCGGAATGTGCGAAAGGGTGTCCTCTCCCGTGGCGGTGCAATGAGGCCCGCCGATGACAACCAGCGTTTCCGGCCTGGCGCGTTTGACGGCGCGGGCCACGTCGAACGCCTCCAGACGGTTTTCGGT includes the following:
- a CDS encoding B12-binding domain-containing radical SAM protein; the encoded protein is MAVKKVTLCVPPQGYFAERWKESGMPSLGVLYMAAVLEKEGVPVTTLPAHILKYSVDDVVKHVRDETPDIFGITVTTENRLEAFDVARAVKRARPETLVVIGGPHCTATGEDTLSHIPEIDVVVSGEGEETIVELVRAMEAGGGPRNFVKIQGISYRNNGSIVFTGPRTKIPDLNTLPFPARHLENMALYNFKVDVPGKGKLPAANIMTSRGCPFDCNFCATPTNWGRRVRGVTPEKVIEEIELCVDRYGAKVIWFYDDTLNYNPKRLENICDMIIERRLDINWFCEIRVDAIERPLFDKMVAAGMYHFGFGVESASRRVCDEIIHKKATLKQAMDVIDWANQMNVTANPFFIFSHPTETWEEAQETLRFAESLRGRAQCSMAILHVYPATNLWKRAVAEGKIPPDFTWTAEDDPRIVELPEAQGRIPLYMDKLTWYQLSLIIFRFSQSALKVSLWAKVQKAAKRINSWRRFRQYFIMGLAFLSIKIRNALSPAPAHVKTGAPPPAEY